In Deltaproteobacteria bacterium, the following proteins share a genomic window:
- a CDS encoding (2Fe-2S)-binding protein has product MRIEDHPILGRAERGRRITLTVDGNPVVAFEGEPIAAALLAGGHRVFRYTAKRREPRGLFCALGRCTDCVMTVDGQPNVRTCVTPARDGMIVQTQVGRGKWGGRGGGGKRKG; this is encoded by the coding sequence ATGCGCATCGAGGATCATCCCATTCTCGGCAGGGCAGAGAGGGGCAGGAGGATCACCCTGACCGTGGACGGGAACCCTGTAGTTGCTTTTGAGGGTGAACCGATCGCCGCGGCTCTGCTCGCCGGGGGACACCGCGTTTTCCGATACACTGCGAAACGGCGGGAGCCACGCGGCCTTTTCTGTGCCCTGGGCCGCTGTACCGATTGCGTCATGACCGTAGACGGCCAGCCCAACGTGCGCACCTGCGTCACCCCGGCCCGTGACGGCATGATCGTCCAGACCCAGGTCGGCCGCGGGAAATGGGGAGGCCGCGGTGGAGGCGGAAAAAGGAAGGGCTAG